From a single Bryobacter aggregatus MPL3 genomic region:
- a CDS encoding polysaccharide biosynthesis/export family protein, whose product MCLAATVPPVSYRLGPKDMVRTRVTEVPDLKDIEVQVSTDGEITLPLIGRLPVAGLTMNEAETLIRKELKRYILEPIVSFSVTGYSSQPVSVLGAVRNPGVLQLQGGKTLTEILAMAGGLKDDAGHAVVVSREKSNGPIPIPGSREDNDAQRYVADIPLRELMENRNGSLDINIAANDVITILRSELIYVIGSVKKPGGYVLGDLRTMPVLQAVALAEGLTSMAAPNRARILRRQPGNPERMEIATDLKKMLSKGEAELQLESGDILVVPDSTMRKISIRTIEALVQTGSGVTIWRSARP is encoded by the coding sequence ATGTGCCTGGCAGCTACGGTGCCTCCTGTTTCTTATCGTCTCGGGCCGAAGGACATGGTACGCACGCGCGTTACCGAGGTTCCGGACTTGAAGGATATTGAGGTGCAAGTCTCGACGGACGGGGAGATCACACTTCCATTAATTGGGCGACTGCCTGTGGCAGGACTGACGATGAATGAAGCCGAAACTCTGATCCGCAAAGAGCTAAAACGATACATCCTGGAACCGATCGTTAGTTTCTCTGTTACCGGCTATAGCAGCCAACCTGTTTCGGTTCTCGGCGCCGTAAGAAACCCTGGTGTTCTGCAACTGCAGGGAGGAAAAACGCTTACCGAGATTCTGGCGATGGCAGGTGGGCTGAAAGATGACGCGGGGCATGCGGTAGTCGTATCTCGCGAGAAATCGAATGGCCCGATTCCCATTCCAGGTTCTCGAGAGGACAACGACGCCCAGCGTTACGTCGCAGATATTCCACTCCGCGAATTAATGGAGAATCGCAATGGCTCTTTGGACATTAACATCGCAGCGAATGACGTCATCACGATTCTACGTAGCGAACTTATCTATGTCATCGGTTCTGTCAAAAAGCCAGGAGGTTATGTACTCGGCGATCTGAGGACGATGCCTGTACTGCAGGCGGTAGCGCTGGCTGAAGGACTCACCTCGATGGCCGCACCAAACCGCGCCCGCATCTTGCGGCGGCAACCAGGCAACCCGGAGCGGATGGAAATTGCCACTGATCTCAAAAAGATGCTCTCGAAAGGAGAGGCCGAACTTCAATTGGAGTCCGGAGACATTCTCGTCGTGCCAGATAGCACGATGCGAAAAATCAGCATACGGACCATCGAAGCGCTTGTTCAGACGGGGTCCGGCGTCACGATATGGCGGAGTGCGCGTCCGTAG
- a CDS encoding DegT/DnrJ/EryC1/StrS family aminotransferase, with product MNVPLSSPDISVAERAAVLDVLSGNTISLGPRLPEFEDAIAAATGAPFAVAVNSGTSALHLAVKALNIGPGDEVITSSFSFVASTNCFLYEGAIPRFVDIDPVSYDMSPEAIESAITSRTRAILPIHVFGRPCRMKAIMDIARKHGLAVIEDSCEALGATVEGRSAGTWGDAGVFAFYPNKQITTGEGGILVTADEKIAQLARSLRNQGRGQDSSWLHHERLGYNYRLSDINCAMGTVQVSRLSEILQRRAAVAALWDEKLARLTEFVRPSLASPYGDISWFVYVVRLQPEFSRADRDSILAGLRANGIGCNNYFSPIHQQPYIRESFGESQGALPITESVADRTIALPFFNHLTGEQIDQVVDVLEALVHQCPSRCLSVSFA from the coding sequence ATGAATGTTCCTCTCTCCTCACCTGACATTTCCGTTGCAGAGCGGGCCGCAGTGCTCGATGTCCTCAGCGGAAACACCATTAGCTTGGGTCCCCGTCTGCCTGAATTTGAGGATGCGATCGCCGCTGCTACGGGGGCTCCGTTCGCTGTCGCGGTCAACAGCGGGACCAGTGCGTTACATCTCGCAGTGAAGGCGTTGAATATCGGACCCGGTGATGAGGTCATCACCAGCTCCTTTAGTTTTGTTGCCTCGACGAACTGCTTCCTCTATGAGGGCGCGATCCCTCGATTCGTTGATATTGACCCGGTAAGCTATGACATGTCGCCCGAAGCGATTGAGTCAGCGATCACAAGTCGTACTCGGGCGATTCTTCCGATCCATGTATTCGGTCGCCCATGCCGCATGAAGGCCATCATGGATATTGCCCGAAAGCACGGGTTGGCCGTCATCGAGGATTCCTGTGAAGCACTCGGCGCCACCGTTGAGGGACGCTCGGCCGGGACGTGGGGAGATGCCGGCGTATTCGCCTTCTATCCGAATAAGCAAATTACTACTGGCGAAGGCGGCATTCTCGTCACTGCGGACGAAAAGATTGCTCAGCTCGCACGAAGTCTGAGAAATCAAGGCCGCGGACAAGATTCATCGTGGCTCCACCATGAGCGCTTGGGCTACAACTACAGGCTGAGTGATATTAACTGTGCGATGGGAACCGTGCAGGTCTCCCGGCTATCAGAAATATTACAGCGCCGCGCCGCTGTAGCGGCACTCTGGGACGAGAAGTTGGCCCGACTGACAGAGTTCGTCCGGCCTAGCCTAGCATCTCCCTATGGCGACATCAGCTGGTTTGTATATGTAGTGCGGCTCCAGCCGGAATTTAGCCGGGCGGATCGGGACTCGATTCTCGCCGGACTGCGGGCCAACGGTATTGGGTGCAATAACTACTTCTCGCCCATTCACCAACAACCTTATATTCGTGAGTCGTTCGGCGAGTCTCAGGGGGCGCTGCCGATTACGGAATCGGTGGCCGATCGAACCATTGCCTTGCCGTTTTTTAATCACTTGACGGGTGAGCAGATTGACCAGGTTGTCGATGTCCTTGAGGCTCTGGTCCATCAGTGTCCCTCGCGGTGCCTTTCAGTGTCGTTCGCCTAA